Proteins from a genomic interval of Halomonas alkaliantarctica:
- a CDS encoding Y-family DNA polymerase — MIALVDCNNFYVSCERVFNPKLEGQPVGVMSNNDGCVVARSAEIKQLGVAMGMPAHQIDPHIRRQCILLSSNYALYGDMSRRVTDVLSQHTPHVDVYSIDESFLSFEGFALETLEERCQAMRRQVHRDTGIPVSVGLSTSKTLAKIANHRAKKEKGFDGVAIMEPNSDDTRAFLEQLPVTEIWGVAGRSAARLRTLGIETAWQLRESSPKHLRKHFSVVMERIVWELRGDDCIPLDDMTQPKQQIMVSRSFGRLTSNKVDLHEAIRVHTSRAGEKLRKQQGLAQAIMVFVRTNRFRSDLPSYSKSLVVPLPHPTDDSRELVKAAMAGLERIFKEGILYQKCGVMLMDLCDHDNEQLGLLAEPQSDEKRERNKKLMATLDKLNCEHGKNTVRLGMPRKINSWELRCEHRTPRYTTHWNELAIVKS, encoded by the coding sequence ATGATCGCCCTGGTCGACTGCAATAATTTCTATGTGTCATGCGAGCGTGTCTTTAACCCCAAGTTGGAAGGTCAACCAGTAGGCGTGATGTCGAATAATGATGGCTGCGTGGTGGCCCGATCGGCTGAAATAAAACAGCTTGGTGTGGCCATGGGCATGCCCGCGCACCAGATCGACCCACACATTCGTCGCCAGTGCATTCTGCTGAGCTCCAATTATGCGCTTTACGGTGATATGAGCCGCCGCGTCACCGACGTTCTCAGCCAGCACACACCGCACGTTGATGTGTATAGCATTGATGAATCGTTTTTATCGTTCGAAGGATTCGCGCTAGAAACGCTTGAGGAGCGATGCCAGGCAATGCGACGTCAAGTGCACCGGGATACCGGCATTCCGGTCAGCGTGGGCCTTAGTACCAGCAAAACGCTCGCCAAGATCGCTAATCATCGGGCCAAAAAGGAGAAAGGGTTCGATGGCGTGGCCATCATGGAGCCGAACAGCGATGACACACGCGCTTTCCTTGAACAGCTACCTGTCACAGAAATTTGGGGAGTGGCTGGTCGTAGCGCTGCAAGGCTCCGCACCCTCGGCATTGAAACAGCCTGGCAGTTGCGCGAATCATCTCCTAAGCACTTGCGGAAGCACTTCTCGGTTGTCATGGAGCGAATCGTTTGGGAGCTACGCGGCGATGACTGTATACCGCTTGATGATATGACTCAGCCGAAACAGCAGATCATGGTCAGCCGCAGCTTTGGGCGCCTGACCAGCAATAAAGTAGATTTGCACGAAGCAATCCGCGTGCACACCTCCCGAGCAGGTGAGAAATTGCGCAAACAGCAAGGCTTAGCTCAGGCGATTATGGTGTTTGTGCGCACCAATCGATTTCGTAGTGATCTACCTAGCTACAGTAAAAGCCTAGTTGTTCCGCTCCCCCACCCGACTGACGATAGCCGTGAATTGGTCAAGGCTGCGATGGCTGGATTGGAAAGAATATTCAAGGAGGGGATCCTGTACCAGAAATGCGGCGTGATGCTGATGGATCTCTGCGATCACGACAACGAGCAGTTAGGGCTGCTAGCAGAGCCACAAAGTGATGAAAAGCGCGAGCGCAATAAGAAGCTGATGGCCACGCTCGATAAGCTCAATTGTGAACATGGGAAAAACACGGTCAGGCTGGGGATGCCGAGAAAAATAAATTCCTGGGAGCTTCGTTGCGAGCACCGCACGCCGCGGTACACAACACACTGGAATGAACTGGCCATTGTAAAGTCGTAG
- a CDS encoding SH3 domain-containing protein, protein MNNDDDASKQYTDALFVNNLLEKESLANLALFRNQSSVHSRRMQEHLADLQPLGEMREHLADLQPLGGIREHLTDLQPLGGIREHLDELQTLGVMSEQLADLQPLGVMHEQLANLQHLGGTREQLADLQHLGGIREQLANLQHLGGMREQLADLQPLGVMREQLANLQHLGGMREQLADLQHLGGIREQLADLQHLGGMREHLSELQALTTVHEWASVTGFRQHLEDINFETGFTGLKQRLADLNGVAGINWSARLAELQTLSPIIDGLSATSGIPFDDSMFRAAYEVATYAGLHQHNEGLKGVNQSSFVREPQANCQANKFSDLPLQLQKFVLKFMYDLLIALVASLTVLAIQERYFAKIESYNELSSPREIRKLTRCDNSWDREALSQCRLVSGYNVKLRSKPNQKSYELATLPLGATLRILDTYNRSWLKVEIVSEDITVEGWVLRRYTEYFR, encoded by the coding sequence GTGAACAATGACGATGACGCATCAAAACAATATACGGATGCCCTCTTTGTAAATAATCTGCTAGAAAAAGAAAGCCTTGCAAATTTAGCTTTGTTTCGTAATCAAAGTTCAGTGCATTCGAGAAGGATGCAAGAGCATTTAGCCGATCTGCAACCCTTGGGGGAAATGCGCGAACACCTAGCTGATCTGCAACCCTTGGGAGGAATTCGCGAGCATCTAACCGATCTACAACCCTTGGGAGGGATTCGTGAGCACTTAGACGAGTTGCAAACCTTAGGAGTGATGAGCGAGCAGCTAGCCGATCTGCAACCCTTGGGAGTGATGCACGAGCAGCTAGCCAATTTGCAACACTTGGGAGGGACGCGTGAGCAGCTAGCCGATCTGCAACACTTGGGAGGGATACGCGAGCAACTAGCCAATTTGCAACACTTGGGAGGGATGCGTGAGCAGCTAGCCGATCTGCAACCCTTGGGAGTGATGCGCGAGCAGCTAGCCAATTTGCAACACTTGGGGGGGATGCGCGAGCAGCTAGCCGATTTGCAACACTTGGGAGGGATACGCGAGCAACTAGCCGATCTGCAACACTTGGGAGGGATGCGTGAGCACCTATCCGAGCTACAAGCTCTGACAACTGTGCATGAATGGGCGAGCGTTACAGGATTTCGCCAACACCTAGAAGATATAAATTTTGAGACGGGGTTCACTGGGCTAAAACAACGTCTTGCTGATTTAAACGGTGTGGCTGGTATTAATTGGTCTGCAAGGCTAGCTGAACTACAAACTCTTTCTCCAATAATTGATGGTCTATCGGCTACTTCCGGAATACCTTTTGATGATTCTATGTTTAGAGCAGCATATGAGGTTGCTACATATGCTGGACTACACCAACATAACGAGGGTTTGAAGGGGGTTAACCAATCAAGTTTTGTTAGGGAACCTCAAGCTAACTGCCAAGCCAATAAATTTAGTGACTTACCTCTTCAGCTTCAAAAGTTTGTACTGAAGTTTATGTATGATCTACTAATTGCTCTAGTAGCTAGCCTCACAGTTTTAGCTATACAAGAAAGATATTTTGCGAAGATTGAAAGCTATAACGAGCTGAGTTCGCCTAGAGAGATAAGAAAGTTAACTAGGTGTGATAACAGCTGGGACAGAGAAGCTTTAAGTCAGTGCCGCTTGGTTAGCGGATATAATGTAAAATTGAGGAGTAAGCCAAACCAAAAGTCATACGAATTAGCAACATTACCACTTGGGGCAACGTTGAGAATACTTGATACGTACAATAGATCGTGGTTAAAGGTGGAAATTGTTTCTGAAGACATCACAGTAGAAGGTTGGGTTCTGCGGAGATATACAGAATATTTTAGATAA
- a CDS encoding 4-fold beta flower protein produces MLYPLFDKDCDLVAWIAPNDHIFDTDMNWVAYIRNGHAWSSGSGNWLGPVNGLLCLNQSGQPVAWNPKESVAGTSRPSRPSRASRASRPSRPSRPSRPSRPSRPSTPSGGWANESFFAWLGQ; encoded by the coding sequence GTGCTTTACCCACTTTTTGATAAAGACTGTGACTTAGTTGCTTGGATTGCTCCAAATGATCATATCTTCGATACAGATATGAACTGGGTTGCGTATATCCGTAATGGTCATGCATGGTCTAGTGGTAGCGGAAATTGGCTCGGTCCAGTTAATGGATTGTTGTGCCTAAATCAGTCTGGGCAGCCGGTAGCATGGAATCCGAAGGAATCGGTAGCCGGGACTTCGCGCCCTTCAAGACCTTCACGTGCATCAAGAGCGTCTCGTCCTTCACGTCCTTCAAGACCATCTAGGCCGTCGAGACCTTCTCGCCCATCAACTCCTTCCGGAGGTTGGGCAAATGAGTCCTTCTTCGCTTGGCTTGGCCAGTAA
- a CDS encoding restriction endonuclease, giving the protein MFITVDKVKGWRDLQSKVCQLFDEMDYETEVEKTLDLAGRGKKEVDVFIKDPLASHNQIYLVECKHWDNRVHQDVVHGFKTVMEGAGASTGYIVSKKGFQSGAYEAVRYTNIQLLTFEELQHLYGEEWFRKKNAKLEALRKQLGEIYGCHFEQGSHLPIMNNEKFISNGFGEKLAYFHHWVGDLMMAIAGIYPESYLGPEPVRLAQDPTAPLKLLDGWLEIPTVREYFELVESSASKCIEEFKALSAEANKRVDALDDRQFNEQTNKILKQLKEEMPIRVLKGKVTDEEYQRLLELFS; this is encoded by the coding sequence ATGTTTATCACTGTAGATAAGGTCAAAGGCTGGCGAGATCTCCAATCCAAAGTATGCCAGTTGTTTGATGAAATGGACTACGAGACAGAAGTGGAGAAGACCTTGGACCTAGCTGGCCGGGGAAAAAAAGAGGTCGACGTATTCATCAAAGATCCGTTAGCCAGCCACAACCAGATCTATTTGGTCGAGTGCAAACATTGGGATAACCGGGTTCATCAAGATGTTGTGCATGGCTTTAAAACGGTGATGGAAGGTGCAGGCGCAAGTACCGGGTACATAGTCAGTAAAAAAGGTTTTCAATCTGGAGCCTATGAAGCTGTTAGGTATACAAATATTCAATTGCTCACTTTCGAGGAGCTACAGCATCTATATGGCGAAGAATGGTTTAGGAAAAAGAACGCGAAGCTAGAAGCTTTGAGAAAACAGCTAGGCGAGATATATGGTTGCCATTTTGAGCAAGGTAGTCATCTACCCATCATGAACAATGAAAAGTTCATTTCAAATGGCTTTGGTGAGAAGCTCGCATATTTTCACCATTGGGTAGGTGATTTGATGATGGCAATAGCTGGCATTTACCCAGAGAGCTATTTGGGGCCAGAGCCAGTTCGCTTGGCACAAGATCCGACTGCCCCTCTTAAGCTACTAGATGGTTGGTTAGAGATTCCCACTGTTCGAGAGTATTTTGAATTAGTTGAATCCTCTGCGTCGAAATGCATAGAGGAATTCAAGGCTCTCAGCGCGGAGGCAAACAAGCGAGTTGATGCGCTGGACGATAGGCAATTCAATGAGCAAACCAATAAAATACTGAAACAGCTAAAGGAAGAAATGCCCATAAGGGTCCTCAAGGGCAAGGTGACTGATGAAGAATATCAGCGGTTGCTCGAGCTATTTTCCTAA
- a CDS encoding DUF1654 domain-containing protein, translated as MSKSYEQLVKRVQKEIGSPGAQSKHCVELQRREDESPEDWAQMLADLGTVENVTLTPMDDDTEHIRITWNPEESMA; from the coding sequence ATGTCAAAATCATACGAGCAGCTAGTCAAGCGAGTGCAGAAAGAGATCGGCAGCCCGGGAGCGCAGTCAAAGCACTGCGTCGAGCTCCAACGCCGAGAAGATGAGAGCCCCGAAGATTGGGCACAAATGCTTGCTGACCTGGGCACCGTCGAGAACGTGACGCTTACCCCCATGGACGACGACACTGAGCATATACGCATCACATGGAATCCCGAGGAGAGCATGGCATGA
- a CDS encoding LexA family protein: MSLHLSVLGRVDTTSPPLKLPLAAGEVRTGFPSPADDYLEAELDLVDHLVQHPSATYYLRAKGTSMTGVGIYDGDLLIVDRSLEPKLGHIVIMSVDGELTCKKLGKIGNRPYLIASNPEFRPIPLDGKECQVWGVVTHNIHSLAPGFSV, encoded by the coding sequence ATGAGCCTGCATCTCTCGGTACTAGGACGCGTAGATACCACCTCCCCTCCGCTGAAATTGCCTCTAGCCGCTGGCGAGGTGCGCACCGGCTTTCCCAGTCCGGCGGATGACTATCTTGAGGCTGAGCTGGATCTTGTCGATCACCTCGTTCAGCACCCCAGCGCGACCTACTATCTTCGCGCCAAGGGCACTTCAATGACCGGTGTAGGGATCTACGATGGCGATCTCTTGATTGTCGATCGTTCTCTCGAGCCTAAATTGGGCCATATCGTGATTATGAGTGTTGATGGGGAGCTTACTTGCAAAAAGCTGGGCAAGATCGGCAACCGTCCTTACCTGATCGCCTCGAATCCAGAGTTCCGCCCGATCCCATTAGACGGAAAAGAATGCCAGGTGTGGGGCGTCGTCACCCATAACATCCACTCTCTAGCACCTGGGTTCTCTGTATGA
- a CDS encoding SIR2 family protein produces the protein MRFYADGPSIPDILLTRCDAGRVVFLCGAGVSKPSGMPDFVGLTQHVIEFFDPPNDSSIMTAFQPWLDAPSGPNVPLDQIFNLLHQEYGRDEVNALVTERLHVSPSGGEVGREHALIKRISTNESGVPQIVTTNFDLMFETGASGDKLARHVPPVFPDLAIGMTIEGITYLHGRLVDTGSDHHPYVLSSADFGRGYLSEGWATNFIRSLLGRYTVVLVGYQAEDPPIKYLLQGLNHDGQFDRSRLYAFDRGLPEEIEAKWRDRGVSAIAYADHADLWKTLEAWADRADDPRQWRSSVIMSSREDPKVMSAHERGQVAHVLRTVQGAKLFSLADPMPDPEWLCVIDGNVRSAKPSKGYGQEAETFDPRANYGLDDDLEHISEDKQRQGVSNDNLLVWRDGDDNPHDGHRLAGRQAEGHETTPIRLGHFITWISKAIDSPVLAWWAIRQSGLHPRLLLQIEWQMKRLESLHGRARHIWNLVLEHHRDPRSRQWDGSWFDLKKRVAKEGWTASVLRDFRRVATPRVDIRPLLGLGQSKPPLGPWDDVRLSDLGQFEVKFLDRHNVDLAVPDEVLPQVFAILEEQLTNASGLLADIETVYFQTPTCYPDREVDGREHVTKPAEVMAWFVELLDRLSETRPDLVQAHATIWPESDQYFFRKLKLYAYSKKSVFEADQVAQAILSFDQSAFWDINVARELLFLLVDRWLEFSQESQDRLIDRMLEGPEQRSHLSDEEFPELRDEFAARYARYLQLEGCAFAADRSERLDAIIQGVSEWSDGWATSTVTERGSHVGFVGTDENPEAVLDLPVNEIVGRAKDDLERDFGSFTDKRPFTGLVKANPCKALSALTVAGKDGDYPQAFWSSMVNELPEDISPRLQRVFLHRLTRLPDPVVAKLGHTLGRWIETNLVAILEFDDKLGWAVFDHVVDGILSGGADAAENGLGEMRIRGEVVERSRRTHEHAINGPLGMCAEALYRVVLGEKQEADSLMPEHIKGRLERLFAEPGEGSDHAVSVTMSRLDWLMFVDPEWTRDRLVPMLAFDHPASEPAWNGFLHSNQALWPPLAEVIKPLLFELLPWIEGFSWGRELSKVVTQWLGLMRVFHPDEPTGLSRKEMRSVLRAMSDGTRNQFVSWLGLVGQHNENGWAELVIPFINEDWPRERRYRTSASVQAWVGLLDDTGDSFPVVYDAVKKFLVPVETNGHPFYRFTREINDEEPITVRYPEATLDLMDRVTPQALARPSCELPEVLALIAEADHKLTSDERYLRLVDLVERC, from the coding sequence ATGAGATTTTATGCCGATGGCCCCTCTATCCCAGATATCCTCCTCACACGCTGCGATGCTGGGCGTGTTGTATTCCTGTGTGGCGCGGGGGTTTCAAAACCGTCGGGAATGCCAGATTTTGTAGGACTCACTCAGCACGTCATCGAGTTTTTCGACCCACCGAATGATTCATCGATCATGACGGCCTTCCAGCCTTGGCTGGACGCCCCTTCGGGACCTAACGTCCCGCTCGATCAAATCTTTAACCTGCTGCACCAAGAGTACGGCAGAGACGAGGTGAATGCGCTGGTCACCGAAAGACTGCATGTCTCGCCATCTGGGGGAGAGGTCGGGCGTGAGCACGCTCTAATCAAACGGATTTCGACGAATGAAAGCGGCGTTCCGCAGATCGTTACCACGAACTTCGACCTGATGTTCGAGACCGGAGCGAGTGGCGACAAGCTAGCAAGGCATGTGCCTCCAGTCTTCCCCGATTTGGCGATCGGAATGACGATTGAGGGGATCACCTATCTACATGGGCGCTTGGTCGACACCGGCTCGGATCATCATCCCTACGTGCTGAGCAGCGCAGACTTCGGGCGCGGTTATCTGTCGGAGGGATGGGCAACAAACTTCATCCGAAGCCTATTGGGCCGATACACCGTGGTGCTCGTCGGCTACCAAGCAGAAGATCCTCCGATCAAATACCTCCTCCAAGGTTTGAACCATGACGGCCAGTTTGATCGATCTCGGCTCTATGCGTTTGACCGGGGTCTGCCAGAAGAGATTGAAGCCAAATGGCGTGATCGAGGAGTTAGTGCTATTGCCTACGCCGACCACGCAGATCTCTGGAAGACCCTGGAGGCTTGGGCGGATCGCGCCGACGATCCTCGGCAATGGCGGTCTTCGGTGATTATGTCCAGCCGAGAGGACCCCAAGGTAATGTCGGCCCATGAGCGTGGGCAAGTCGCCCATGTTCTCCGGACCGTGCAGGGTGCCAAGTTGTTTTCTTTGGCTGATCCGATGCCCGATCCAGAATGGCTGTGTGTCATCGATGGCAATGTGCGATCAGCCAAACCGAGCAAGGGCTACGGTCAAGAAGCCGAAACGTTCGATCCAAGAGCAAACTACGGGCTCGACGATGATCTCGAACACATCTCGGAAGATAAGCAGCGGCAGGGTGTCAGCAACGATAATCTTCTCGTCTGGCGAGACGGGGACGACAATCCGCATGACGGCCATCGTCTCGCTGGGCGACAAGCCGAAGGGCATGAAACAACACCAATTCGGCTTGGTCACTTCATCACGTGGATCAGCAAGGCGATTGATAGCCCTGTTCTGGCTTGGTGGGCAATTCGTCAAAGCGGCCTGCACCCTCGCCTGCTGCTTCAGATCGAATGGCAGATGAAGCGCTTGGAAAGCCTTCACGGGCGGGCGCGCCACATTTGGAACCTGGTCCTTGAACACCACCGGGACCCCCGGAGCCGCCAATGGGACGGCAGCTGGTTTGACCTTAAGAAGAGGGTAGCCAAAGAAGGATGGACGGCCAGCGTTCTTCGCGACTTCCGACGGGTGGCAACTCCGAGGGTCGATATTCGACCACTACTCGGCCTGGGGCAATCGAAGCCGCCGTTAGGGCCGTGGGATGATGTTCGCCTCAGCGACCTGGGTCAGTTCGAGGTCAAATTCCTTGATCGGCACAACGTCGATCTTGCAGTGCCCGACGAGGTCTTGCCGCAGGTATTCGCGATTCTGGAGGAGCAGCTAACCAACGCTTCGGGTCTGCTGGCGGATATCGAGACAGTCTACTTCCAGACCCCAACCTGCTATCCGGATCGCGAGGTCGACGGCCGAGAGCATGTCACTAAACCCGCCGAGGTCATGGCATGGTTCGTTGAGCTTCTCGATCGTCTGTCAGAGACACGTCCCGACCTGGTGCAAGCCCATGCTACGATCTGGCCGGAGTCAGATCAGTACTTCTTTCGAAAACTCAAGCTGTATGCCTACAGCAAGAAGAGTGTCTTCGAAGCTGATCAAGTTGCCCAAGCCATTCTATCCTTCGATCAGTCGGCCTTCTGGGATATCAACGTAGCTCGAGAGCTTCTTTTCCTGCTGGTGGACCGCTGGTTGGAGTTTTCACAAGAGAGCCAGGACAGGCTGATTGATCGAATGCTGGAAGGGCCGGAACAACGCTCCCATTTGTCAGACGAGGAGTTTCCCGAGCTTCGGGACGAGTTCGCGGCGCGATATGCCCGCTACCTCCAACTAGAGGGCTGTGCCTTTGCCGCTGATCGCAGTGAGCGACTTGATGCGATAATCCAGGGCGTTTCTGAGTGGAGCGATGGCTGGGCGACCTCAACGGTCACCGAGCGCGGTTCCCATGTCGGCTTTGTCGGAACTGACGAGAACCCCGAAGCCGTTTTGGACCTTCCTGTGAATGAGATCGTGGGACGCGCCAAGGATGATCTGGAGCGGGACTTCGGTAGCTTCACCGATAAGCGCCCATTCACCGGGCTAGTGAAGGCTAACCCCTGCAAGGCCTTGTCTGCTCTCACCGTTGCAGGCAAGGACGGTGACTACCCCCAGGCCTTCTGGTCATCCATGGTCAACGAACTGCCTGAGGACATTTCTCCGCGGCTGCAACGGGTCTTCTTGCACAGGCTGACCCGACTTCCAGACCCAGTGGTCGCAAAGCTGGGGCACACTCTGGGGCGATGGATTGAAACCAATCTGGTCGCAATCCTAGAGTTCGATGACAAGCTTGGGTGGGCAGTCTTTGATCACGTCGTTGACGGCATCCTGAGCGGCGGCGCGGATGCAGCCGAGAATGGTCTCGGAGAGATGCGCATCAGGGGCGAAGTGGTGGAGCGGTCCAGGCGGACGCACGAACATGCGATCAACGGCCCGCTCGGCATGTGCGCAGAGGCCCTTTACCGCGTCGTTCTGGGAGAGAAGCAGGAAGCCGATTCTCTTATGCCGGAACATATCAAGGGCCGACTGGAACGTCTTTTCGCTGAACCTGGGGAAGGTTCGGATCACGCGGTTTCGGTCACGATGAGCAGGCTCGATTGGCTCATGTTCGTCGATCCTGAATGGACTCGGGACCGCCTTGTTCCGATGCTTGCATTCGATCATCCAGCGTCGGAACCAGCATGGAATGGCTTCCTACATAGTAACCAAGCTCTGTGGCCACCGCTGGCCGAAGTCATCAAGCCGCTACTGTTTGAACTGCTCCCTTGGATCGAGGGCTTTTCTTGGGGTCGCGAATTGTCGAAGGTCGTCACCCAGTGGCTAGGCTTAATGCGGGTGTTCCATCCTGACGAACCTACTGGCTTATCAAGAAAGGAAATGCGTTCGGTCCTTCGGGCGATGTCTGACGGCACCCGGAACCAGTTCGTCTCCTGGTTGGGCTTGGTAGGGCAGCATAACGAGAACGGCTGGGCCGAACTTGTTATCCCGTTCATTAACGAGGACTGGCCCAGGGAACGCAGGTATCGAACATCGGCTTCGGTACAGGCGTGGGTCGGCCTTCTTGATGATACCGGCGACAGCTTTCCGGTGGTCTACGACGCCGTGAAGAAGTTTCTGGTCCCGGTCGAGACGAACGGCCATCCGTTCTACAGGTTTACCCGAGAGATCAATGACGAAGAGCCAATTACGGTGCGCTACCCTGAAGCTACACTGGATTTAATGGACAGGGTCACACCACAGGCTCTAGCTCGACCATCGTGTGAGTTACCGGAAGTTCTGGCGTTGATCGCCGAAGCTGACCACAAGCTGACATCCGATGAGCGGTATCTTCGCCTAGTAGATCTGGTTGAGCGTTGCTAA